Proteins co-encoded in one Malus sylvestris chromosome 7, drMalSylv7.2, whole genome shotgun sequence genomic window:
- the LOC126629972 gene encoding ribosomal lysine N-methyltransferase set10 isoform X1, whose product MATSSQEEAKLERFLHWLQVNGAELRGCKINYSDSNKGFGIFSANDVSDGVLLVVPLDLAITPMRVLQDPLLGPECRAMFEEGDVDDRFLMILYLTVERLRKNSSWKPYLDMLPTTFGNPLWFTDDELLELKGTTLYRATELQKKSLVSLYDNKLKALVKKLLTLDRDLERDVCFEDFLWANSLFWTRALNIPLPYSYVFPKIQEDSASDDKNIEVSTNICKEELVNGKDETGCHVEGVDIPVSKATSTPKQKETVWVEGLVPGIDFCNHDIKAAATWEVDETGSITGVPNSMYLLSAGQPLQVDAEISISYGSKGNEELLYLYGFVLDGNPDDYLMVHYPVEAIQNVPFADSKAQLLEAQKAEMRCLLPRSLLDHGFFPVGNSNTEGSEKCKHDDVCSYSWSGQRKMPSYSRRLVFPESFLTALRTIAMMEDELFQVSSLLEELVQSREGRQPSDSEVQAAVWEACGDSGALQILVDLLNMRMTDLQESSGTEDSDTILLEKTSITESANQQNENNLSGVTDGIAQHKSMTRNVWSSIIYRREQKQLTRLFLKEAEHALQLALSEGN is encoded by the exons ATGGCGACAAGCTCACAGGAAGAGGCCAAGCTCGAACGATTCCTCCACTGGTTACAG GTTAATGGAGCGGAGCTACGCGGGTGCAAGATCAACTACTCCGATTCCAACAAAGGGTTTGGCATTTTTTCGGCTAATGATGTTTCTGATG GGGTTCTATTAGTTGTTCCTCTAGATCTAGCAATAACTCCGATGAGAGTTTTGCAAGACCCTCTTCTTGGACCAGAATGTAGAGCAATGTTTGAAGAAGGAGATGTAGATGATAGGTTCTTGATGATCTTATATCTCACAGTGGAGCGCCTCCGCAAGAATTCTTCTTGGAAACC GTACCTTGATATGCTTCCGACCACTTTTGGCAATCCACTTTGGTTTACTGATGATGAGCTCTTGGAGCTAAAAGGGACAACATTGTATCGAGCAACAGAACTGCAG AAGAAAAGCTTGGTGTCTTTATATGATAATAAACTGAAGGCTCTGGTGAAGAAACTGTTAACTCTGGACAGGGATTTGGAAAG AGATGTGTGCTTTGAAGATTTCCTCTG GGCAAATTCTCTGTTTTGGACCCGTGCTTTAAACATTCCCCTTCCATATTCTTATGTATTTCCCAAAATTCAAGAAGACAGTGCTTCAGATGACAAAAATATTGAGGTTTCTACTAATATTTGCAAAGAAGAGTTGGTTAATGGCAAAGATGAAACAG GATGTCATGTTGAAGGGGTTGATATTCCAGTTAGTAAAGCAACATCCACACCTAAACAAAAAGAGACTGTCTGGGTTGAGGGTCTTGTTCCTGGCATTGACTTTTGCAACCATG ATATAAAGGCAGCAGCAACATGGGAAGTTGATGAAACTGGATCGATAACTGGAGTTCCTAATTCTATGTATCTTCTCTCTG CTGGACAACCCTTGCAGGTTGACGCAGAAATTTCCATAAGTTATGGTAGCAAAGGGAACGAG GAACTACTTTATCTGTATGGTTTTGTCCTTGATGGTAATCCAGATGACTATCTCATG GTTCATTATCCAGTAGAAGCCATTCAAAATGTTCCCTTTGCTGACTCGAAAGCACAGCTTCTCGAAGCACAG AAAGCTGAAATGAGGTGTCTGTTACCTAGAAGTTTACTGGATCATGGCTTTTTCCCAGTAGGCAACTCAAATACTGAAGGAAGTGAGAAGTGCAAACACGACGATGTATGCAGCTATAGTTGGAGTGGTCAGCGAAAGATGCCATCGTACTCACGCAGGTTGGTTTTTCCTGAAAGCTTTTTGACAGCCTTGAGGACGATAGCCATGATGGAGGATGAGCTATTTCAGGTTTCATCGCTGCTGGAAGAG CTTGTACAATCAAGAGAGGGGAGGCAACCATCTGATTCAGAAGTTCAAGCAGCAGTATGGGAAGCTTGTGGTGATTCCGGAGCTTTGCAAATACTCGTTGATCTTCTTAACATGAG GATGACGGATCTTCAAGAGTCTTCTGGTACAGAGGACAGCGACACCATTTTGCTTGAAAAGACAAGTATTACTGAAAGTGCGAACCAGCAGAACGAAAACAATTTAAG CGGAGTGACCGACGGCATTGCACAACACAAGTCGATGACTCGAAACGTGTGGTCTAGTATAATTTATAGACGTGAGCAGAAGCAACTCACTCGACTGTTCCTCAAGGAAGCAGAACACGCCCTGCAATTAGCCCTCAGCGAAGGGAACTGA
- the LOC126629972 gene encoding uncharacterized protein LOC126629972 isoform X2 — protein MLPTTFGNPLWFTDDELLELKGTTLYRATELQKKSLVSLYDNKLKALVKKLLTLDRDLERDVCFEDFLWANSLFWTRALNIPLPYSYVFPKIQEDSASDDKNIEVSTNICKEELVNGKDETGCHVEGVDIPVSKATSTPKQKETVWVEGLVPGIDFCNHDIKAAATWEVDETGSITGVPNSMYLLSAGQPLQVDAEISISYGSKGNEELLYLYGFVLDGNPDDYLMVHYPVEAIQNVPFADSKAQLLEAQKAEMRCLLPRSLLDHGFFPVGNSNTEGSEKCKHDDVCSYSWSGQRKMPSYSRRLVFPESFLTALRTIAMMEDELFQVSSLLEELVQSREGRQPSDSEVQAAVWEACGDSGALQILVDLLNMRMTDLQESSGTEDSDTILLEKTSITESANQQNENNLSGVTDGIAQHKSMTRNVWSSIIYRREQKQLTRLFLKEAEHALQLALSEGN, from the exons ATGCTTCCGACCACTTTTGGCAATCCACTTTGGTTTACTGATGATGAGCTCTTGGAGCTAAAAGGGACAACATTGTATCGAGCAACAGAACTGCAG AAGAAAAGCTTGGTGTCTTTATATGATAATAAACTGAAGGCTCTGGTGAAGAAACTGTTAACTCTGGACAGGGATTTGGAAAG AGATGTGTGCTTTGAAGATTTCCTCTG GGCAAATTCTCTGTTTTGGACCCGTGCTTTAAACATTCCCCTTCCATATTCTTATGTATTTCCCAAAATTCAAGAAGACAGTGCTTCAGATGACAAAAATATTGAGGTTTCTACTAATATTTGCAAAGAAGAGTTGGTTAATGGCAAAGATGAAACAG GATGTCATGTTGAAGGGGTTGATATTCCAGTTAGTAAAGCAACATCCACACCTAAACAAAAAGAGACTGTCTGGGTTGAGGGTCTTGTTCCTGGCATTGACTTTTGCAACCATG ATATAAAGGCAGCAGCAACATGGGAAGTTGATGAAACTGGATCGATAACTGGAGTTCCTAATTCTATGTATCTTCTCTCTG CTGGACAACCCTTGCAGGTTGACGCAGAAATTTCCATAAGTTATGGTAGCAAAGGGAACGAG GAACTACTTTATCTGTATGGTTTTGTCCTTGATGGTAATCCAGATGACTATCTCATG GTTCATTATCCAGTAGAAGCCATTCAAAATGTTCCCTTTGCTGACTCGAAAGCACAGCTTCTCGAAGCACAG AAAGCTGAAATGAGGTGTCTGTTACCTAGAAGTTTACTGGATCATGGCTTTTTCCCAGTAGGCAACTCAAATACTGAAGGAAGTGAGAAGTGCAAACACGACGATGTATGCAGCTATAGTTGGAGTGGTCAGCGAAAGATGCCATCGTACTCACGCAGGTTGGTTTTTCCTGAAAGCTTTTTGACAGCCTTGAGGACGATAGCCATGATGGAGGATGAGCTATTTCAGGTTTCATCGCTGCTGGAAGAG CTTGTACAATCAAGAGAGGGGAGGCAACCATCTGATTCAGAAGTTCAAGCAGCAGTATGGGAAGCTTGTGGTGATTCCGGAGCTTTGCAAATACTCGTTGATCTTCTTAACATGAG GATGACGGATCTTCAAGAGTCTTCTGGTACAGAGGACAGCGACACCATTTTGCTTGAAAAGACAAGTATTACTGAAAGTGCGAACCAGCAGAACGAAAACAATTTAAG CGGAGTGACCGACGGCATTGCACAACACAAGTCGATGACTCGAAACGTGTGGTCTAGTATAATTTATAGACGTGAGCAGAAGCAACTCACTCGACTGTTCCTCAAGGAAGCAGAACACGCCCTGCAATTAGCCCTCAGCGAAGGGAACTGA